The Polyangiaceae bacterium genome includes a window with the following:
- the gshB gene encoding glutathione synthase — protein MRFLFVMDPAEKMLPDKDTSFALIRGSESRGHVAFHAEHVHVFNRGREVFARARPIRVSEAAPHVTLGDWETLDLSEIDAVFIRKDPPFDPAYAHLTQQLDLVKDRTLVLNDPRGLRDANEKLFAFHFSEHMPKSLVTAEPARILDFVSEVGGKAVLKPLDGAGGSGVVALATDDKNTRALIDLLTKEGRELALVQQYVPDVRTGDKRVLMLDGEPLGAILRVPREDDIRANIHVGGTVVATELSAEESALVKDVGKKLREYGLWFVGLDLIGGRLIEVNVTSPTGIQELGRFQRKHPEEDVIAWVEKRALQ, from the coding sequence GTGCGCTTCCTGTTCGTGATGGATCCAGCCGAAAAGATGCTCCCGGACAAGGACACGAGCTTTGCGCTCATCCGGGGGTCGGAGAGCCGCGGACACGTCGCGTTCCACGCCGAGCACGTGCACGTGTTCAACCGCGGGCGCGAGGTGTTCGCCAGGGCGCGGCCCATTCGCGTTTCGGAGGCGGCGCCCCACGTCACCCTCGGCGATTGGGAGACGCTGGACCTGTCCGAGATCGACGCGGTCTTCATCCGCAAGGATCCGCCCTTCGATCCGGCCTACGCGCACCTCACGCAGCAGCTCGATCTGGTGAAGGATCGCACTCTGGTGCTGAACGACCCGCGAGGCCTGCGGGACGCGAACGAGAAGCTCTTTGCGTTTCATTTCAGCGAGCACATGCCGAAGTCCCTGGTCACGGCGGAGCCCGCCCGCATTCTGGATTTCGTCAGCGAGGTGGGCGGCAAGGCGGTGCTCAAGCCGCTGGACGGCGCCGGCGGCAGCGGCGTGGTGGCTCTGGCAACGGACGACAAGAACACCCGCGCGCTCATCGATCTGCTGACCAAAGAAGGGCGCGAGCTGGCGCTGGTGCAACAATACGTCCCGGACGTGCGCACCGGGGACAAGCGCGTGCTGATGCTGGATGGCGAGCCCCTCGGCGCCATTCTGCGCGTGCCTCGAGAAGACGACATCCGCGCGAACATCCACGTGGGCGGCACCGTGGTGGCCACGGAGCTGAGCGCCGAGGAAAGCGCTTTGGTGAAGGACGTGGGCAAAAAGCTTCGGGAGTACGGCCTGTGGTTCGTGGGCCTCGACCTCATCGGTGGTCGGCTGATCGAGGTGAACGTGACGAGCCCGACCGGCATTCAGGAGCTCGGTCGCTTCCAGCGCAAGCATCCGGAAGAGGACGTCATCGCCTGGGTGGAGAAGCGCGCACTTCAGTAA
- the ggt gene encoding gamma-glutamyltransferase: protein MGPNTRTSMGMLFVVAVLLFAVPRAQAQQAGQRAAATENTLATRAAISVMQAGGNAVDAAIAAVLVGGVASPTSSGIGGGGFAMVWLAGKKRATVIDFREVAPAAVDVSAFEHRPFSDAERGKYVGVPGEVAGLWMLHERFGKAPWKDLVAPAIRHATQGFPVGRFLGGSLIANKKRLVIDPGIASVFYPGGKPAAVGQLVRRPALGATLQRIAAEGPKALYQGSIAAELAQTAKSAGGALTTRDLAAYKPVERTPIHVEWEGYDVYTMPPPSAGGLMLAETLRLFSKAELVRLGRQSGAYQHVLAEAMRGAISDRMRFLGDPAKQPADVGALISPARMAKRKARIAVDRTHTLPRFDLDEHGTHHLVTADGAGNVVSLTTTVNRTFGAKLSAKSVGVVLNDQLDDFTAQADVAPFGLAQSPNRPRPGAKPVSSMTPTVVVRDGKAVLALGGSGGTTIATNVTQLVLTSLAFGLTPAQAVAAPRFYVPNSRATLLLEKGASEALEKDLRWRGEIVAPMPFTSSAVQIVSLDGARRAAAADPRKLGEASVK from the coding sequence ATGGGACCGAACACCAGAACGTCAATGGGCATGTTGTTCGTGGTGGCGGTGCTGCTTTTCGCCGTGCCGCGGGCTCAGGCACAGCAGGCCGGTCAGCGCGCAGCGGCCACGGAAAACACGCTCGCCACTCGCGCGGCGATTTCCGTCATGCAGGCGGGGGGCAACGCCGTGGACGCCGCCATCGCTGCCGTGCTGGTCGGCGGCGTCGCCAGTCCGACCTCCAGCGGCATCGGTGGTGGCGGCTTCGCCATGGTGTGGCTCGCGGGGAAGAAGCGCGCGACCGTGATCGACTTTCGCGAGGTGGCCCCCGCCGCGGTGGACGTGTCCGCCTTCGAGCACCGCCCCTTTTCCGACGCGGAACGTGGCAAGTACGTGGGCGTGCCCGGCGAGGTGGCGGGGCTCTGGATGCTTCACGAGCGCTTCGGCAAGGCGCCCTGGAAAGACTTGGTCGCTCCGGCCATTCGTCACGCCACCCAAGGGTTTCCCGTCGGGCGCTTTCTCGGCGGCTCGCTGATCGCGAACAAGAAGCGGCTCGTCATCGATCCCGGTATCGCTTCCGTGTTCTATCCCGGAGGCAAACCCGCGGCGGTGGGCCAGCTGGTGCGCCGCCCGGCGCTTGGCGCCACTCTTCAGCGCATCGCGGCGGAAGGCCCCAAAGCGCTGTACCAGGGCAGTATCGCCGCCGAGCTCGCCCAAACGGCCAAGTCCGCGGGCGGCGCGCTCACCACTCGAGATCTCGCGGCCTACAAGCCGGTGGAGCGCACGCCCATCCACGTGGAGTGGGAAGGCTACGACGTCTACACCATGCCGCCGCCGTCGGCGGGCGGTCTGATGCTCGCCGAGACGCTACGGCTGTTCTCCAAGGCGGAGCTGGTTCGCCTCGGGCGCCAGAGCGGCGCGTACCAACACGTGCTGGCCGAGGCCATGCGCGGCGCGATCTCCGATCGCATGCGGTTCCTCGGGGACCCCGCGAAGCAGCCGGCGGACGTCGGCGCGTTGATCTCCCCCGCGCGGATGGCGAAGCGCAAGGCGCGCATCGCCGTCGATCGCACCCACACGCTGCCCCGCTTCGATCTGGACGAGCACGGCACGCACCACCTGGTCACTGCAGACGGCGCGGGCAATGTCGTGTCGCTCACCACCACCGTGAACCGCACCTTCGGCGCGAAGCTGTCGGCGAAGTCCGTGGGCGTGGTCCTGAACGACCAGCTCGACGACTTCACCGCTCAGGCCGACGTGGCACCCTTTGGCCTTGCCCAGAGCCCGAATCGGCCGCGTCCCGGCGCCAAGCCCGTGAGCAGCATGACGCCCACGGTCGTGGTGCGCGACGGAAAGGCCGTCCTCGCTCTGGGCGGCTCCGGCGGAACCACCATCGCCACCAACGTGACGCAGCTGGTGCTCACCAGCTTGGCGTTCGGGCTCACGCCGGCGCAGGCGGTGGCCGCTCCGCGCTTCTACGTTCCGAACAGCCGCGCCACGCTGCTGCTCGAGAAGGGCGCATCCGAGGCCCTCGAGAAGGATCTGCGCTGGCGCGGCGAGATCGTCGCGCCCATGCCGTTCACCTCGAGCGCGGTTCAGATCGTGTCGCTCGACGGCGCTCGGAGAGCGGCCGCCGCGGATCCGCGCAAGCTGGGCGAAGCCTCAGTGAAGTGA
- a CDS encoding zf-HC2 domain-containing protein, whose product MSACRRIMPLLEAFGDGELSADKAVEVEQHLTECEACCERIRLDHAIRTSVRRVVTDAAAPSAGFEARVARALAAERGKENTAEDEDAAGWSSRPLSWRAIMPLAAAAGFALFFAASRTKDSVGQRPNFGSNAATVNSAGAVTASVDQLIDEFVSHHAMSNRPEVTEPSLVQKLEPEVGVPVRLPSLSQYGARWEGASVVPVTSTHQRAASLRYEVDGHRVTLYVYNSQRFPLRVTLEPRVVRNMPVYVGTRRGYSIAAVEKRGVGYAVATDLNESESGELVVASLH is encoded by the coding sequence ATGAGCGCCTGTCGTCGCATCATGCCGCTGCTCGAAGCCTTTGGTGATGGCGAGCTGTCGGCGGACAAGGCCGTGGAGGTGGAGCAGCACCTCACCGAGTGTGAGGCGTGCTGCGAGCGGATCCGGTTGGACCACGCGATTCGCACCAGCGTTCGCCGGGTGGTCACGGATGCCGCGGCGCCCAGCGCCGGCTTCGAGGCACGTGTCGCGCGCGCGCTGGCGGCGGAGCGCGGCAAAGAGAACACGGCGGAAGACGAAGACGCCGCCGGGTGGAGCTCTCGCCCGCTGTCCTGGCGCGCGATCATGCCGCTGGCAGCAGCTGCAGGCTTCGCGCTGTTCTTCGCGGCCTCCCGCACCAAGGATTCCGTGGGGCAGCGGCCGAACTTCGGCAGCAATGCCGCCACGGTCAACAGCGCCGGCGCCGTCACCGCCAGTGTGGATCAACTGATCGACGAGTTCGTCAGCCACCACGCGATGTCGAACCGCCCGGAGGTCACGGAGCCTTCGTTGGTGCAAAAGCTGGAGCCGGAAGTCGGCGTGCCCGTACGGCTGCCGAGCTTGTCGCAGTACGGTGCCCGGTGGGAGGGCGCCAGCGTGGTTCCCGTCACCTCCACGCACCAGCGCGCTGCGTCTCTACGCTACGAGGTGGATGGCCACCGCGTCACGCTGTACGTGTACAACTCGCAGCGCTTCCCGCTGCGCGTCACGCTGGAGCCTCGCGTCGTGCGCAACATGCCGGTGTACGTGGGCACCCGCCGCGGCTACTCCATCGCGGCCGTGGAAAAGCGTGGCGTGGGTTACGCCGTGGCCACGGACCTGAACGAGAGCGAGAGCGGCGAGCTGGTCGTCGCCTCACTTCACTGA
- a CDS encoding sigma-70 family RNA polymerase sigma factor — MARSQKKTTPPPSEFEREALGHLSSLLAVATRLTRNGAEAEDLVQDTLVKALRAKNQFEAGTNMRAWLLRILTNTFINRYRRGGLERSVFDGPDADPLADGWISTSTMSALRDPESMALRPMLEKEIQTALDELPEEFRLAVVLADVEELSYREIADVMGCPIGTVMSRLHRGRRLLKSRLYEHARAMGIVGPEPLVGSEEPVDLASYRAKKARTG; from the coding sequence ATGGCCCGCTCTCAAAAGAAGACAACGCCCCCGCCCTCGGAGTTCGAGCGCGAGGCCCTTGGTCACCTGAGCTCCCTGCTCGCGGTGGCGACACGCCTCACGCGCAACGGCGCCGAGGCGGAGGATCTGGTCCAAGACACGCTGGTCAAAGCCCTGCGCGCCAAGAACCAGTTCGAAGCCGGCACCAACATGCGTGCCTGGCTGCTGCGCATCCTGACCAACACGTTCATCAATCGCTATCGGCGTGGCGGTCTCGAGCGCTCGGTGTTCGACGGCCCGGACGCGGACCCCTTGGCGGACGGCTGGATCAGCACGTCCACCATGTCGGCCCTGCGGGACCCGGAGTCCATGGCTCTCCGGCCCATGCTGGAGAAAGAAATCCAAACGGCCCTCGACGAGCTGCCGGAAGAGTTCCGACTCGCGGTAGTGTTGGCGGACGTTGAAGAGCTTTCCTACCGAGAGATCGCCGACGTGATGGGTTGCCCCATCGGCACCGTCATGTCCCGCCTGCACCGCGGGCGGCGTCTGCTCAAGTCGCGACTGTACGAGCACGCGCGAGCAATGGGCATCGTCGGTCCGGAGCCGCTGGTCGGTAGCGAGGAGCCGGTGGATCTGGCGAGCTACCGCGCCAAGAAGGCGAGGACGGGATGA
- a CDS encoding polyhydroxyalkanoate synthesis regulator DNA-binding domain-containing protein, whose translation MEESDETGTTVERRVIKRYSNRKLYDTKDSRYVTLLQIADMVRAGEDVQIIDNATKEDKTDVTLALIISEELKARPRGIPLSTLKALIRHRGEKLLSSLREGPIGRLMPREAEGEGEDEEIVIPPPLEEELTQGKDAPQKGLRATLEQWQHTIDERIRTVLPNFSVFRDLQAEVKRLSERVGELEKRLEQQGQTKE comes from the coding sequence ATGGAAGAGTCCGACGAAACCGGGACGACGGTGGAGCGGCGCGTCATCAAGCGCTACTCGAATCGGAAGCTCTACGACACCAAAGACAGTCGCTACGTCACGCTGCTGCAGATCGCCGACATGGTGCGCGCAGGGGAAGACGTACAGATCATCGACAACGCGACGAAAGAGGACAAGACCGACGTCACCCTCGCGTTGATCATCTCGGAGGAGCTGAAGGCGCGGCCCCGCGGCATACCGTTGAGCACGCTCAAGGCGCTGATCCGACATCGTGGAGAGAAGCTCTTGAGCTCGCTCCGCGAAGGCCCCATCGGACGGCTGATGCCGAGGGAGGCAGAGGGCGAGGGAGAGGACGAAGAAATCGTCATTCCGCCACCGCTGGAGGAAGAGTTGACTCAAGGCAAAGACGCGCCGCAGAAGGGCCTTCGTGCCACGTTGGAGCAGTGGCAGCACACGATTGACGAGCGTATCCGCACGGTATTGCCCAACTTTTCCGTGTTTCGCGATTTGCAGGCCGAGGTCAAGCGCCTCTCGGAGCGCGTCGGCGAGCTGGAAAAGCGCCTGGAACAGCAGGGACAAACCAAGGAATAG
- a CDS encoding SMI1/KNR4 family protein — protein sequence MATLSELLSTIVEQQTQISHGEPYRDFGLKGNPAASAHAIALAEQRLARPLPPSYRAFLRRHDGWPRFYDGATLLGTANLGRRMYEDIARATFEAAETPEPDLGPPSRFKPRVLIPFGIDLQGTTLFVFNPAVTDGDGEYEVIAWINEIGVRRSSFASFLAMISELCEAELDVHAHGPMRLPQ from the coding sequence ATGGCGACCCTGAGCGAGCTTCTGAGCACGATTGTCGAGCAGCAGACGCAGATATCCCACGGCGAGCCCTATCGAGACTTCGGCCTGAAAGGGAATCCCGCCGCTTCCGCGCACGCCATCGCTCTGGCCGAGCAGCGCCTGGCGCGGCCCCTGCCGCCGAGCTACCGAGCATTCCTTCGCCGGCACGACGGCTGGCCGCGTTTCTACGATGGCGCCACGCTGCTCGGCACCGCGAACCTCGGGCGTCGCATGTACGAGGACATCGCGCGCGCCACCTTCGAAGCCGCCGAAACTCCGGAGCCGGATCTCGGGCCGCCGTCGCGCTTCAAGCCGCGCGTGTTGATTCCCTTCGGCATCGATCTTCAGGGCACCACGCTGTTCGTCTTCAACCCCGCGGTGACGGACGGCGACGGTGAGTACGAAGTGATCGCGTGGATCAACGAGATCGGCGTGCGGCGAAGCTCCTTCGCGAGCTTCCTGGCGATGATCTCCGAGCTGTGCGAGGCGGAGCTCGACGTCCACGCCCATGGCCCAATGCGCCTGCCCCAGTGA
- a CDS encoding ABC transporter ATP-binding protein, translating into MITAEHVTAGYGERAVVHDVSVRARAGQIVAVLGGNGAGKSTLLKVLAGTLGAMGGDVRIGDHPLASLSRGEIARRVAVVPQDSDVAFGFTVRDVVMMGRAPHQGTLLVPRRSDKEIVERVLRECELTDLGGRSVAELSGGERRRVTIARALCQEPEVLLLDEPAAHLDVRHAVSVYEIVREQVDERGVACVAVMHDLGAAARWADHALLLRDGKTRASGPTAEVLVPELLADVFGIGLTVGTDPTTGQRYFLPAASTNRVPADS; encoded by the coding sequence ATGATCACGGCGGAGCATGTGACGGCAGGATACGGGGAGCGCGCCGTGGTGCACGACGTGAGCGTGCGAGCGCGAGCCGGGCAGATTGTGGCCGTATTGGGCGGTAATGGTGCGGGCAAATCGACGTTGCTCAAGGTCCTCGCCGGGACGCTCGGCGCCATGGGGGGCGACGTGCGGATCGGTGACCACCCGCTCGCGAGCCTGAGCCGCGGGGAGATCGCGCGGCGCGTCGCCGTCGTGCCGCAGGACAGTGACGTTGCCTTCGGCTTCACGGTCCGTGATGTCGTGATGATGGGGCGCGCGCCGCATCAGGGCACCCTCTTGGTTCCGCGCCGCAGCGACAAAGAAATCGTGGAAAGGGTGCTCCGGGAGTGCGAGCTGACGGACCTCGGGGGACGTTCGGTGGCGGAGCTGTCGGGGGGCGAGCGGCGGCGCGTGACCATCGCCCGGGCGCTGTGCCAGGAGCCGGAAGTGCTGCTGCTGGACGAGCCGGCGGCGCATCTGGACGTGCGCCACGCGGTCTCCGTGTACGAAATCGTGCGGGAGCAGGTGGACGAGCGGGGCGTGGCCTGTGTGGCCGTGATGCACGACCTGGGGGCGGCGGCGCGCTGGGCGGACCATGCCCTTTTGCTGCGGGACGGAAAGACGCGGGCGTCGGGGCCCACGGCGGAGGTGCTGGTTCCGGAGCTCTTGGCCGACGTGTTCGGCATCGGGCTCACGGTGGGGACGGACCCGACCACGGGGCAGCGCTATTTCCTGCCCGCGGCGTCGACGAATCGTGTCCCAGCGGACTCGTGA
- a CDS encoding NADH-quinone oxidoreductase subunit H — MRQLAWITLFALLLVLSGCRTQESPPGLLNVLDFAPRQAEVGDRIEIIGTGFPEGRKATLTFRGELHRPGREPIRNVEIVARATSTSQTRIGFVLTEEIADQLCGKGDDADHTTFHGDVIAAFAPRTSGAPPVTGAVRDVELDLPGPPMPPAVVAARTEEGKRAAEFFGVVLEDDEARGGIPVKALTPGGRGERAGLEAGDVLEEVDGVRVRTVADLSVAGVGRFAKIAVRRGKLTEPVELSIDVQGFRRAAPKDLAMAGAIVGLAALLLLSFLFPAARFVTFLEQRIARRLRQRQKLAEVRARMRRGLRDEGTSSSGGFVARVVPYLAFVGVSAGGTIAVFGRSLVHPDLDLGIIVVVLLTAQTASTLVWSGWKGKRRWSLWGGIKGALTAVSLRIPALVAIATVVLAVGSARVTDIVGAQGALPWDWFAFRSPVFLAAFVLVIAALIPSRVRSTGPLEAAELEGAGPSSAPSHALAWVELLTMSQLAALLFAGGFRVPFLDVAMSWKGYALGALLLQLKAWGIVAMVLGLRWVLPLLTLERALGIWWRWILPASLLVLVLSLGWVIGSRFPLFRNVEPLFGYVLFAATLLVTIVGIRRIRRELRVAPAAHVNPWL, encoded by the coding sequence ATGCGCCAACTGGCGTGGATCACGCTCTTCGCCCTGCTGCTGGTGCTCTCGGGTTGTCGAACCCAGGAGTCGCCGCCGGGGCTGCTCAACGTCCTCGACTTCGCGCCGAGGCAGGCGGAGGTCGGGGACCGCATCGAGATCATCGGGACCGGGTTCCCGGAGGGGCGCAAGGCGACGCTCACGTTCCGCGGCGAGCTGCACCGCCCCGGGCGTGAGCCGATTCGGAACGTGGAGATCGTGGCGCGCGCGACCAGCACGTCGCAGACGCGCATCGGCTTCGTGCTCACGGAAGAGATCGCGGACCAGCTGTGTGGCAAGGGCGACGACGCGGATCACACGACGTTCCACGGTGACGTGATCGCGGCCTTCGCTCCTCGCACCAGCGGCGCGCCGCCGGTGACCGGTGCGGTGCGGGACGTGGAGCTCGACTTGCCGGGTCCACCCATGCCACCGGCGGTGGTTGCGGCGCGCACGGAAGAGGGCAAGCGAGCGGCGGAGTTCTTCGGCGTGGTGCTGGAGGACGACGAGGCCCGCGGTGGCATTCCCGTGAAGGCGCTCACGCCGGGCGGCCGCGGGGAGCGCGCTGGCCTCGAGGCGGGTGACGTGCTCGAAGAGGTGGACGGCGTGCGCGTGCGCACGGTCGCGGATCTTTCGGTGGCGGGCGTGGGGCGCTTCGCCAAGATCGCCGTACGCCGCGGCAAGCTGACGGAACCGGTGGAGCTCAGCATCGACGTGCAGGGCTTTCGCCGTGCGGCGCCCAAGGACCTGGCGATGGCGGGAGCCATCGTGGGCCTGGCGGCCCTGTTGCTGTTGTCGTTCCTGTTTCCGGCTGCGCGTTTCGTCACCTTCCTGGAGCAACGCATCGCGCGGCGCTTGCGCCAGCGGCAGAAGCTCGCCGAGGTCCGCGCGCGCATGCGCCGCGGGCTGCGCGACGAAGGGACTTCTTCGAGCGGCGGGTTCGTCGCGCGGGTGGTGCCCTACCTCGCCTTCGTGGGTGTGAGCGCGGGCGGGACCATCGCCGTCTTTGGTCGCTCCTTGGTGCACCCGGATCTGGATCTGGGGATCATCGTCGTGGTGCTGCTCACGGCGCAGACGGCGTCCACGCTGGTGTGGAGCGGCTGGAAGGGCAAGCGACGTTGGTCGTTGTGGGGCGGCATCAAGGGAGCGCTCACGGCGGTGTCGCTCCGCATTCCCGCGCTGGTCGCCATCGCCACCGTGGTGCTCGCGGTAGGCAGCGCACGGGTGACGGACATCGTGGGCGCGCAAGGCGCGTTGCCCTGGGACTGGTTCGCGTTTCGGAGTCCGGTGTTCTTGGCGGCCTTCGTCCTCGTGATCGCGGCGTTGATCCCCTCGCGGGTGCGCAGCACGGGACCGCTCGAGGCTGCGGAGCTGGAGGGCGCGGGCCCGTCGTCGGCACCGAGTCACGCTTTGGCTTGGGTGGAGCTCTTGACCATGAGCCAGCTCGCCGCCCTGCTGTTTGCGGGCGGCTTTCGCGTTCCGTTCTTGGACGTTGCGATGAGCTGGAAGGGCTATGCCCTGGGCGCACTGCTGCTGCAGCTGAAGGCGTGGGGTATCGTGGCGATGGTGCTCGGGCTGCGCTGGGTGTTGCCGTTGCTCACGTTGGAACGGGCGCTGGGTATCTGGTGGCGCTGGATTCTGCCGGCGTCCCTGCTGGTGTTGGTGCTGAGCCTGGGCTGGGTGATCGGCTCGCGGTTTCCGTTGTTTCGGAACGTGGAGCCGCTGTTCGGGTACGTGCTTTTTGCAGCCACCCTGCTGGTCACGATCGTCGGGATCCGTCGCATTCGCCGCGAGCTTCGCGTGGCGCCGGCCGCCCACGTGAACCCCTGGCTCTGA
- a CDS encoding matrixin family metalloprotease encodes MDDVQGHGTAAVGAAVSAWTSEPVALPAVTVKVADADAVGYVPGLANKSTVRFAPSGHPLTKGALAVTVVTKSVSQGVILDADVIVNGDYHFRLLDLEDDSQSDGPIVYDLQNTLTHELGHVFGLGEDYDHTEATMYAYTKPRETKKRVLSADDLDSISRVYAAVAESDAGGASCGVAGGPSGGSPWIAIVATAAGVALLRRRRWRWALVAGSFALAFALPGHAEATPVWETARITSVSAHWEGGLIVSELSWRGDECDETCPEGATLVLGGRVGDIVQVVGHVPTPEAGARVRVTRTNGQTALAPVLERTTNEGTR; translated from the coding sequence CTGGACGACGTGCAGGGGCACGGCACCGCGGCGGTGGGCGCCGCGGTCTCGGCCTGGACTTCCGAGCCGGTTGCCCTGCCGGCGGTCACGGTGAAGGTCGCCGATGCGGACGCGGTCGGCTACGTGCCCGGGCTCGCCAACAAGAGCACCGTGCGCTTCGCGCCCAGTGGACATCCGCTGACCAAGGGAGCCCTGGCCGTGACGGTCGTCACCAAGAGCGTGAGTCAGGGCGTGATCTTGGACGCCGACGTCATCGTGAACGGGGACTACCACTTCCGGCTCCTGGACTTGGAGGACGACTCCCAGAGCGACGGGCCCATCGTGTACGACCTGCAGAACACGCTCACCCACGAGCTGGGGCACGTGTTCGGCCTGGGGGAAGACTACGACCACACCGAGGCGACGATGTACGCTTACACCAAGCCTCGGGAGACCAAGAAGCGCGTGCTGTCGGCGGACGATCTGGACAGCATCTCCCGGGTGTATGCGGCCGTCGCCGAGAGCGACGCTGGCGGTGCGTCCTGCGGTGTGGCGGGTGGTCCGAGCGGTGGCTCTCCGTGGATCGCGATCGTGGCCACCGCGGCCGGCGTGGCGTTGCTCCGGCGGCGGCGCTGGCGCTGGGCCCTCGTCGCCGGGAGCTTTGCTCTCGCCTTTGCGCTGCCCGGCCACGCCGAGGCGACGCCCGTGTGGGAGACGGCGCGGATCACCTCCGTGAGCGCGCACTGGGAAGGCGGCCTCATCGTCAGTGAGCTTTCCTGGCGTGGGGACGAATGCGACGAGACCTGCCCGGAGGGCGCGACGCTCGTTCTCGGCGGTCGGGTGGGCGACATCGTTCAGGTGGTCGGCCACGTGCCCACCCCAGAGGCGGGCGCGCGCGTGCGAGTGACGAGGACGAACGGTCAGACGGCGCTGGCTCCAGTTTTGGAACGAACGACCAACGAGGGAACGAGGTAG
- a CDS encoding TIGR02266 family protein — protein MEAVKTQELRSERPEARITRLESKHPSAEPNRRIHPRYAVELDVSVGSDHNFYAGFIENMSVGGVFMATHLLKPLGEMMELTIYLPGREHPVRARGEVRWVREFNEASNVPPGMGIRFVEVDSDSVHAIDEFLGSREPMFFDDD, from the coding sequence ATGGAAGCAGTGAAGACCCAGGAGCTACGCAGCGAGCGGCCCGAAGCGCGCATCACCCGTCTCGAATCCAAGCACCCGAGCGCCGAGCCGAATCGCCGCATCCACCCCCGCTATGCCGTGGAGCTCGACGTGAGCGTGGGTAGCGACCACAACTTCTACGCGGGGTTCATCGAGAACATGAGCGTGGGCGGGGTGTTCATGGCCACCCATCTGCTCAAGCCGCTGGGCGAAATGATGGAGCTGACGATCTACTTGCCGGGGCGGGAACACCCGGTTCGCGCTCGCGGCGAGGTGCGCTGGGTGCGCGAGTTCAACGAAGCGAGCAACGTGCCGCCGGGCATGGGCATTCGCTTCGTGGAGGTGGACTCCGACTCCGTGCACGCGATCGACGAGTTCTTGGGAAGCCGCGAGCCCATGTTCTTCGACGACGACTGA
- a CDS encoding protein kinase, whose amino-acid sequence MIEQGQILDGKYRIVDLIGEGGMGGVYEGENVLIHRRVAIKVLHPAAAANTDVVERFEREAQAAGRIGSDHILEIIDLGTLPEGERYMVMEYLDGETLGARIKRLGRMDPLQVAPLVRQALEGLHAAHAAGIIHRDLKPENIFICREKAGRSDFVKIIDFGVSKFSATGSDMSMTRTGAVMGTPYYMSPEQAKGSRDIDARSDLYSMGVILYEAVTGGVPFNAETFNELLFKIVLSEPAPLRQVRPELDPAFESITLKAMSRDVTHRFQSAQDFIKALDEWQTAGRPVTIPPAARPTEPPTNAAPRPAAGVPAQSASVSAWSSSQSAVIPKRGPNPALIAVVALVALLVLGGGAFFTWRAVAARSEPTANVASADVTPPESPASATAEPTSTEPATTETAEPSATAPEPSAEATEEPPAADTSKPAVATHHPTVKPTAKPTATATAKPTATVKEGDFGY is encoded by the coding sequence ATGATCGAGCAAGGACAGATCCTCGACGGCAAGTATCGCATCGTCGATCTCATCGGCGAGGGCGGCATGGGCGGCGTGTACGAAGGGGAGAACGTCCTCATCCACCGCCGCGTGGCGATCAAGGTGCTGCACCCGGCGGCCGCCGCGAATACCGACGTGGTCGAGCGCTTCGAGCGCGAGGCCCAGGCCGCCGGTCGCATCGGCAGTGACCACATCCTGGAGATCATCGATCTCGGAACGCTGCCCGAGGGCGAGCGCTACATGGTGATGGAGTACCTCGACGGGGAAACCCTCGGGGCTCGCATCAAACGGCTCGGCCGCATGGATCCGCTGCAGGTCGCGCCGCTCGTGCGTCAGGCCCTCGAGGGGCTGCACGCGGCCCACGCCGCCGGCATCATCCACCGCGACCTCAAGCCGGAGAACATCTTCATCTGTCGCGAGAAGGCGGGCCGCTCGGACTTCGTGAAGATCATCGACTTCGGCGTGTCGAAGTTTTCCGCGACGGGCAGCGACATGTCCATGACGCGCACCGGCGCCGTGATGGGCACGCCGTACTACATGTCTCCGGAGCAGGCCAAAGGCAGCCGTGACATCGACGCGCGCAGCGATCTCTACTCCATGGGGGTGATCCTGTACGAGGCCGTCACCGGTGGCGTGCCGTTCAACGCAGAGACGTTCAACGAGCTACTGTTCAAGATCGTGCTCAGCGAGCCCGCGCCCCTCCGGCAGGTGCGCCCCGAGCTCGATCCGGCCTTCGAGTCCATCACGCTGAAGGCGATGTCGCGGGACGTGACCCATCGCTTCCAGTCCGCGCAGGACTTCATCAAGGCTCTCGACGAATGGCAGACCGCCGGTCGTCCGGTCACCATTCCCCCCGCGGCGCGCCCTACGGAGCCACCAACCAACGCTGCGCCGCGCCCCGCCGCCGGCGTGCCTGCGCAATCCGCGAGCGTGTCCGCCTGGAGCAGCTCGCAGTCCGCGGTGATCCCCAAGCGTGGCCCGAACCCCGCGCTCATCGCGGTGGTCGCTTTGGTCGCCCTGCTCGTCCTGGGTGGTGGTGCATTCTTCACCTGGCGCGCCGTCGCCGCTCGGAGCGAGCCCACGGCCAACGTCGCCTCCGCGGACGTCACCCCGCCCGAGTCCCCCGCGAGCGCCACCGCAGAGCCGACCTCTACGGAACCAGCGACCACGGAAACCGCGGAACCCTCAGCCACCGCACCGGAACCCAGCGCGGAAGCCACCGAAGAACCCCCGGCGGCGGACACGTCCAAGCCTGCAGTCGCTACCCACCACCCAACGGTGAAGCCCACCGCCAAACCCACGGCCACCGCCACCGCCAAACCCACGGCAACGGTCAAAGAGGGCGACTTCGGTTACTGA